A single region of the Lotus japonicus ecotype B-129 chromosome 4, LjGifu_v1.2 genome encodes:
- the LOC130714412 gene encoding subtilisin-like serine-protease S, with translation MSSSTYAMRNTLWYLLCLGVLVANVSFCFASKVYVVYMGSKTGEHPDDILKENHQMLASVHSGSTEQAQASHIYTYRHGFRGFAAKLNDEQASQISKMPGVVSVFPNTRRKLHTTHSWDFMGLLDDQTMETLGYSIRNQENIIIGFIDTGIWPESPSFSDTDMPAVPPGWKGHCQAGEAFNASSCNRKVIGARYYMSGYEAEEGSDANVSTFRSPRDSTGHGSHTASIAAGRYVANMNYKGLAAGGARGGAPMARIAVYKTCWDSGCYDVDLLAAFDDAIRDGVHILSLSLGAQSPQGDYFNDAISVGSFHSARRGVMVVASAGNEGFAGSATNLAPWMLTVAASSTDREFTSDIILGNGARITGESLSLFEMNVSTRIISASQAYAGYFTPYQSSYCLESSLNKTKTKGKVLVCRHVETSTESKVAKSKIVKEAGGVGMILIDETDQDVAIPFMIPSAIVGKKKGEKLLSYIKTTRNPVARIFRAKTVLGAQPAPRVASFSSKGPNALNPEIMKPDVTAPGLNILAAWSPAAGNMFNIVSGTSMACPHVTGIATLVKAVHPSWSPSAIKSAIMTTATILDKHHRHISADPEQRTANAFDYGSGFVNPARVLDPGLIYDSEPADFVAFLCSLGYDQRSLHLVTRDNSTCDRAFNTASDLNYPSIAVPKLKDSFSVTRVVTNVGKAQSVYKAVVSSPPGVNVTVVPNRLIFTLVGQKMKFTVNFKVTSPSKGYAFGFLSWTNRRLRVTSPLVVKVVPGKHGLVR, from the exons ATGTCTTCCTCTACTTATGCTATGAGGAACACCCTTTGGTATCTTTTGTGTCTTGGTGTGCTGGTTGCAAACGTTAGCTTTTGCTTTGCTTCCAAG GTTTATGTAGTGTACATGGGAAGCAAAACTGGTGAACACCCGGATGATATTTTGAAGGAAAATCATCAAATGCTTGCTTCTGTTCACAGTGGAAG CACTGAGCAAGCCCAAGCTTCTCATATTTATACTTACAGACATGGTTTCAGAGGATTTGCAGCCAAGCTCAATGATGAACAGGCTTCCCAAATTTCTA AAATGCCAGGAGTGGTTTCTGTTTTCCCCAATACTAGAAGAAAGCTGCACACAACTCATTCATGGGATTTCATGGGGCTTCTTGACGACCAAACCATGGAGACTCTGGGATACTCCATCAGAAACCAAGAAAACATCATCATTGGTTTCATTGATACCG GAATTTGGCCGGAATCCCCAAGCTTCAGTGACACTGACATGCCGGCAGTGCCACCAGGGTGGAAGGGTCATTGTCAAGCAGGGGAAGCATTCAATGCCTCATCTTGCAACAG GAAAGTGATTGGAGCTAGATACTACATGAGTGGATATGAAGCAGAGGAAGGATCAGATGCAAATGTCTCCACCTTCAGATCCCCAAGGGACAGCACTGGCCATGGGAGCCATACAGCCTCCATAGCCGCTGGGCGCTACGTGGCGAACATGAATTACAAGGGACTTGCAGCTGGAGGAGCCAGGGGAGGAGCACCAATGGCTAGGATTGCTGTGTACAAAACATGCTGGGATTCAGGTTGCTATGATGTGGATTTGCTAGCTGCATTTGATGATGCCATAAGAGATGGGGTTCACATTTTGTCTCTCTCTTTGGGTGCTCAATCTCCCCAAGGAGACTATTTCAATGATGCAATTTCTGTTGGGTCATTCCATTCTGCTAGACGTGGAGTGATGGTTGTTGCTTCAGCTGGAAATGAAGGATTTGCTGGTTCTGCTACCAACCTTGCACCATGGATGCTCACTGTAGCTGCTAGCTCGACAGATAGGGAGTTCACTTCTGATATCATACTAGGAAATGGGGCTAGAATCACG GGTGAAAGTTTGAGTCTCTTTGAAATGAATGTCTCCACAAGAATAATATCTGCCTCTCAAGCCTATGCAGGATACTTTACTCCTTACCAATCCAG TTACTGTCTGGAGAGTTCTTTGAATAAAACAAAGACCAAAGGGAAGGTTCTGGTGTGTAGACATGTGGAGACTTCAACAGAGTCAAAGGTTGCAAAGAGCAAAATAGTGAAAGAGGCTGGTGGAGTTGGTATGATACTCATTGATGAGACAGATCAAGATGTTGCTATCCCATTCATGATCCCTTCAGCTATTGTTGGAAAGAAAAAAGGAGAAAAGCTTCTATCCTATATAAAGACTACACG TAACCCTGTTGCAAGGATATTCAGAGCAAAAACAGTACTTGGAGCTCAGCCTGCACCTCGTGTAGCATCATTTTCTTCTAAAGGCCCCAATGCTTTAAACCCAGAAATTATGAAG CCTGATGTCACAGCTCCAGGATTAAATATCCTTGCAGCTTGGTCTCCAGCAGCTGGAAACATGTTCAACATTGTCTCAGGAACTTCCATGGCATGTCCTCATGTAACTGGAATTGCAACCTTAGTCAAAGCTGTCCATCCTTCATGGTCTCCATCTGCTATCAAATCCGCCATCATGACAACTG CAACAATTTTGGATAAGCACCACAGGCACATCAGTGCAGATCCAGAACAAAGAACAGCTAATGCATTTGATTATGGATCAGGGTTTGTGAACCCTGCAAGAGTTCTTGATCCTGGTCTCATCTATGATTCTGAGCCAGCAGATTTTGTTGCATTCCTCTGTTCACTTGGTTACGATCAACGATCACTCCATCTTGTTACTAGAGACAACAGCACATGTGATAGGGCATTCAACACTGCATCTGACCTCAACTATCCATCTATTGCAGTTCCCAAGCTTAAAGACAGCTTCTCAGTTACTCGGGTTGTGACTAATGTTGGAAAAGCACAAAGTGTATACAAAGCTGTAGTGTCTTCTCCCCCTGGTGTGAATGTCACGGTCGTGCCGAACCGGTTAATCTTCACACTAGTTGGGCAGAAAATGAAGTTCACTGTGAATTTCAAAGTAACTTCTCCCTCAAAAGGATATGCATTCGGGTTCTTGTCGTGGACGAATAGAAGATTGCGAGTCACAAGTCCTTTGGTTGTTAAGGTTGTACCGGGAAAACATGGTTTGGTCAGATAG